A part of Pectobacterium cacticida genomic DNA contains:
- a CDS encoding YggS family pyridoxal phosphate-dependent enzyme, which yields MTTIQQNLQDIRQQIATAAAHCARAPEDIRLLAVSKTKPVSAIEEAIAAGQRAFGENYVQEGVEKIHYFRAHHPDMRLEWHFIGPLQSNKSRLVAENFDWFHTVDRLRIAQRLSEQRPPHLSPLNVLLQINISNEASKSGIKAEELSELAASVAVLPNLRLRGLMAIPAPETDFAQQLAVFRKMAALFQTLSATYPHIDTLSMGMTDDMRAAITAGSTLVRIGTAIFGARDYAANASQ from the coding sequence ATGACGACAATCCAGCAGAATCTACAGGACATTCGACAACAAATCGCTACCGCCGCAGCACATTGCGCGCGGGCACCAGAAGACATTAGGCTACTTGCAGTCAGTAAAACCAAACCGGTGAGCGCGATCGAAGAAGCCATCGCGGCAGGGCAACGTGCGTTCGGCGAGAATTATGTTCAGGAAGGCGTGGAGAAGATCCATTATTTCCGGGCGCATCACCCGGATATGCGGTTGGAATGGCACTTTATCGGCCCATTACAGTCGAATAAAAGTCGTCTGGTGGCGGAAAACTTTGACTGGTTCCACACCGTAGATCGCCTGCGTATTGCCCAGCGTTTGAGCGAGCAGCGCCCGCCCCACTTGTCGCCCTTGAATGTGCTATTGCAAATTAATATCAGCAACGAAGCGAGTAAATCAGGCATTAAGGCTGAAGAACTCTCGGAACTGGCCGCCAGCGTCGCCGTCTTGCCCAATTTACGCCTGCGCGGATTAATGGCTATTCCTGCGCCGGAAACCGACTTTGCACAGCAGCTTGCGGTTTTCAGAAAAATGGCGGCATTGTTCCAAACACTGTCCGCAACTTATCCGCATATTGATACACTCTCTATGGGGATGACGGACGACATGCGCGCGGCGATTACCGCAGGTAGTACACTGGTACGTATCGGTACGGCAATCTTCGGCGCGCGGGACTATGCGGCAAACGCGTCTCAATAA
- a CDS encoding oxidoreductase, translated as MTSAKTILITGVSSGFGRALAQEALATGHRVIGTVRNREALQAFEALNAQRAFGRLLDITDFEHINEVVAEIESTVGPVDVLVNNAGYGHEGIMEESSLAEMRRQFDVNVFGAVAMIKAVLPGMRQRRHGHIINITSMGGFITMPGISYYCGSKFALEGISETLSKELAPFNIHVTAVAPGSFRTDWAGRSMVRSARSIPDYDALFEPIRQAREEKSGKQLGDPVKAAHAMLAMIESQNPPKHLLLGSDALSLVRQKLTELGKEIEQWEDVTRSTDG; from the coding sequence ATGACATCTGCAAAAACGATTTTAATCACCGGCGTCAGCAGCGGCTTTGGTCGCGCACTGGCACAGGAAGCTCTCGCCACAGGCCATCGGGTCATTGGTACCGTGCGCAACCGCGAAGCACTGCAGGCTTTCGAGGCACTTAATGCGCAACGGGCTTTCGGTCGCCTGCTTGATATCACGGACTTTGAGCATATTAATGAGGTGGTTGCGGAGATTGAGTCTACCGTCGGTCCGGTTGATGTGCTGGTGAACAATGCCGGTTACGGCCATGAAGGCATAATGGAAGAATCCTCGCTCGCAGAGATGCGCCGCCAGTTTGACGTCAATGTGTTTGGCGCAGTGGCGATGATCAAAGCCGTGCTACCGGGTATGCGCCAGCGTCGTCACGGTCATATTATTAATATTACCTCGATGGGCGGTTTCATTACCATGCCGGGTATCAGCTATTACTGCGGCAGCAAATTTGCACTGGAAGGGATATCAGAAACGTTAAGCAAAGAACTTGCCCCGTTCAACATCCACGTGACCGCCGTAGCACCAGGCTCGTTTCGCACCGACTGGGCCGGACGATCGATGGTACGCAGCGCTCGCAGCATTCCAGACTACGACGCTTTATTTGAGCCGATTCGTCAGGCTCGTGAAGAAAAAAGCGGTAAGCAACTCGGCGATCCCGTTAAGGCCGCACACGCCATGTTGGCAATGATTGAGAGTCAAAACCCACCAAAGCATTTATTGTTAGGCAGTGATGCATTAAGTTTAGTACGGCAAAAGCTCACGGAATTAGGTAAGGAAATAGAACAATGGGAAGACGTAACACGTTCAACGGATGGCTAA
- the hemW gene encoding radical SAM family heme chaperone HemW, producing MLKLPPLSLYIHIPWCVQKCPYCDFNSHALKGDVPHQEYVDHLLADLDADLPLASDRALHSIFIGGGTPSLLSAEAMQALLDGVRARIPLTPDAEMTMEANPGTVEADRFSGYQRAGINRISIGVQSFDPQKLTRLGRIHGLDEARRAAQLASGLQLRSFNLDLMHGLPDQSLDNALDDLRQAIALDPPHLSWYQLTIEPNTLFSSRPPTLPDDDALWDIYEQGHALLSAAGYQQYETSAYAKPGYQCQHNLNYWRFGDYLGIGCGAHGKLTFRDGRILRTVKVRHPRGYMRGTYLDRQHNVANHDRPFEFFMNRFRLLEAAPRADFTAYTGLEEHGIRPQLDQALAQGYLTETATHWQITEHGKLFLNSLLELFLAEEA from the coding sequence ATGCTTAAGCTGCCCCCGCTCAGCCTGTACATCCATATTCCGTGGTGCGTACAGAAATGTCCGTACTGCGATTTTAACTCTCACGCGCTAAAAGGCGACGTGCCGCATCAGGAATATGTCGATCATCTATTGGCGGATCTGGATGCCGATTTACCGCTGGCGAGCGATCGTGCCCTGCACTCGATCTTTATCGGTGGCGGCACGCCCAGCCTGTTGAGCGCGGAAGCCATGCAGGCGCTGCTCGACGGCGTTCGGGCAAGAATTCCGCTAACGCCGGATGCCGAAATGACGATGGAAGCCAATCCCGGTACGGTTGAAGCCGATCGTTTCAGCGGCTATCAACGTGCAGGCATTAACCGTATATCCATCGGCGTGCAGAGTTTCGATCCACAAAAGCTGACGCGTTTAGGACGGATTCACGGCCTGGACGAGGCCAGACGCGCGGCACAGTTGGCCAGCGGACTACAATTGCGCAGTTTTAATCTGGACTTGATGCACGGTCTGCCGGATCAATCGCTGGACAACGCGCTGGATGATTTGCGCCAGGCCATTGCGCTCGATCCACCGCATTTATCGTGGTATCAGCTCACCATCGAACCCAATACGCTGTTTAGTTCACGTCCGCCGACGCTGCCGGATGACGACGCGCTGTGGGACATCTACGAGCAGGGCCACGCGCTACTGAGCGCCGCCGGTTACCAGCAATACGAAACCTCCGCCTATGCCAAACCGGGCTATCAGTGTCAGCACAACCTGAATTACTGGCGCTTCGGCGATTATCTGGGGATTGGCTGCGGGGCGCACGGCAAGCTGACCTTTCGTGACGGCCGCATCCTACGCACGGTGAAAGTCCGCCATCCGCGCGGCTATATGCGCGGCACCTATCTGGATAGACAGCACAACGTTGCTAACCACGATCGGCCTTTTGAGTTCTTCATGAACCGCTTTCGTCTGCTGGAAGCCGCGCCACGCGCGGATTTCACGGCGTACACCGGTCTGGAAGAACACGGCATCCGTCCGCAGTTAGATCAGGCGCTGGCGCAAGGCTATCTGACGGAAACCGCTACGCACTGGCAAATCACCGAACACGGGAAACTGTTTCTCAATTCCCTGCTGGAGCTGTTTCTGGCGGAAGAAGCATAA
- a CDS encoding YggT family protein has product MLTLTFLVKTLIDLYVMVLLLRIWMQWSRSDFYNPLSQFVVKITQPIVGPLRRILPSLGPIDSASLLLAFILTTIKYPLLLLIQVGAISLSPMNLLVGFISLIKSAGYLVFWVIIIRSIMSWVSQGRSPIEYLLHQLTEPLMAPIRRIIPVMGGIDFSAMAVILILYMLNYLGMDLFPGLWFLL; this is encoded by the coding sequence ATGCTCACCCTGACTTTTCTGGTCAAAACGCTGATCGACCTCTACGTAATGGTGCTGCTGCTACGTATCTGGATGCAGTGGTCTCGCAGTGATTTCTATAATCCGCTGTCGCAGTTCGTGGTCAAGATCACCCAGCCGATTGTGGGGCCATTGCGCCGCATTCTGCCCTCGCTAGGGCCGATTGACAGCGCGTCGCTGTTGCTGGCCTTTATCCTCACCACGATTAAATACCCGTTACTGTTGTTGATTCAGGTGGGTGCGATTTCCCTGAGCCCGATGAACCTGCTAGTCGGTTTCATTTCGCTGATTAAATCCGCCGGCTATTTAGTCTTCTGGGTCATCATCATCCGCTCCATCATGAGCTGGGTTAGTCAGGGCCGTAGCCCCATCGAATATCTGCTGCATCAGTTGACCGAACCGCTCATGGCGCCGATCCGTCGTATTATTCCGGTGATGGGCGGGATTGATTTTTCGGCGATGGCCGTCATCCTGATTCTGTATATGCTCAACTATTTGGGCATGGATCTGTTTCCGGGGCTATGGTTCCTGCTGTGA
- a CDS encoding XTP/dITP diphosphatase: MQKVVLATGNPGKVRELASLLADFGLDIVAQTELGVDSADETGLTFIENAILKARHAAQITGLPAIADDSGLAVDALDGAPGIYSARYAGADASDQQNLDKLLQTLKDIPDEQRRASFHCVLVYLRHAQDPTPIVCHGSWQGVLTHEAAGSGGFGYDPIFFVPELGKTAAELTREEKNAHSHRGRALRLLLDALRNA, translated from the coding sequence ATGCAAAAAGTGGTTTTGGCTACCGGAAACCCCGGTAAAGTGCGTGAGCTCGCCAGCTTGCTGGCCGATTTCGGTCTGGATATTGTGGCGCAGACCGAACTGGGCGTGGATTCTGCCGACGAAACCGGCCTGACCTTCATCGAAAACGCCATCCTGAAAGCCCGCCATGCGGCGCAAATCACCGGGCTACCGGCAATAGCCGATGATTCTGGTCTGGCTGTCGATGCGCTGGACGGCGCGCCGGGCATTTATTCCGCACGCTACGCGGGCGCGGATGCCAGCGACCAGCAAAATCTGGATAAGCTGTTGCAGACTCTAAAAGACATACCGGATGAACAACGCCGTGCCAGCTTCCACTGCGTTCTGGTGTATCTGCGCCATGCGCAAGACCCAACGCCGATTGTCTGCCACGGTAGCTGGCAGGGCGTGCTGACGCATGAAGCAGCGGGCAGCGGCGGCTTCGGCTATGATCCTATCTTCTTCGTGCCTGAGCTGGGTAAAACGGCGGCAGAACTAACGCGAGAAGAGAAGAACGCGCACTCCCATCGCGGTCGGGCGCTACGTTTGCTGCTGGACGCGCTACGCAATGCTTAA
- a CDS encoding AraC family transcriptional regulator: MSEMINLVKALAVQEGYNLTALPDVRILRSDRPLAKTPVLYDPGIVIVCQGSKRGYFGQQTYLYDEQHYLAVSVPVPFVMETDASAEHPLLAIYMHLDFQLAAELMLQIEQHGNRHPPAAPQSMMSSPMDDAIKTTVLRLLEVLNNPLEAAILGPARVRELYFRVLTGAQGNAMRAALTLRGQFGKIGKVLQRIHATYAEPLTLKQLAMESGMSVPTFHSHFKAITQMPPMQYVKSVRLHQARMLMVRQQTTAAAASYAVGYESPSQFNREFKRLFGLPPAEEVKRMQRDFAVPPAQQASLFVSSH; the protein is encoded by the coding sequence ATGTCCGAGATGATTAACTTAGTTAAAGCACTTGCGGTGCAGGAGGGATACAACCTTACTGCGTTGCCTGATGTGCGCATTTTGCGATCCGATCGTCCCCTTGCCAAAACGCCTGTGCTTTATGATCCAGGGATTGTAATTGTCTGTCAGGGCAGCAAACGTGGCTATTTTGGTCAGCAGACCTATTTATATGATGAACAGCACTACCTGGCGGTCTCGGTGCCGGTGCCGTTTGTGATGGAAACCGATGCGTCCGCAGAACATCCGTTGCTGGCGATTTATATGCATCTGGATTTTCAGTTGGCCGCTGAACTGATGTTGCAGATTGAACAGCACGGCAACCGACATCCTCCTGCCGCGCCGCAAAGTATGATGTCGAGCCCAATGGACGACGCGATAAAAACGACCGTACTACGCTTGCTCGAAGTCCTGAATAATCCGCTTGAAGCGGCGATCCTCGGTCCTGCGCGGGTGCGTGAGCTTTATTTCCGCGTATTAACGGGCGCACAGGGCAATGCAATGCGCGCCGCGCTGACCTTGCGGGGGCAGTTTGGCAAAATCGGCAAAGTGCTACAGCGCATCCATGCCACTTACGCTGAGCCGTTAACGCTGAAGCAACTTGCGATGGAATCCGGAATGAGTGTGCCGACGTTTCACAGCCATTTTAAGGCGATAACCCAGATGCCGCCGATGCAATATGTCAAATCGGTACGTCTGCACCAGGCGCGGATGCTGATGGTGCGTCAGCAGACCACTGCCGCCGCCGCGAGTTATGCCGTCGGCTATGAAAGTCCGTCGCAATTTAATCGCGAGTTCAAACGCCTGTTTGGTTTGCCACCCGCAGAGGAGGTGAAACGAATGCAGCGTGACTTCGCCGTTCCGCCTGCGCAGCAAGCGTCGCTATTTGTTTCATCACATTGA
- the yggU gene encoding DUF167 family protein YggU: MSAITRHGDALVIRLYIQPKASRDQIVGLHGDELKVAITAPPVDGQANAHLTKFLAKQFRVAKSLVVIEKGELGRHKQIRITHPQHIPADVADLIE; encoded by the coding sequence GTGAGTGCCATTACCCGCCACGGCGACGCGCTGGTGATTCGGCTGTATATTCAGCCGAAGGCCAGCCGGGATCAGATCGTGGGCCTGCATGGCGACGAGCTAAAAGTCGCCATTACCGCTCCGCCGGTGGACGGTCAGGCTAATGCCCATCTGACCAAATTTCTCGCTAAACAGTTTCGGGTCGCCAAAAGCCTGGTCGTGATTGAAAAAGGCGAACTCGGACGGCATAAGCAGATTAGAATCACCCATCCGCAACACATCCCGGCTGACGTCGCGGACCTCATTGAATAA
- a CDS encoding GNAT family N-acetyltransferase, producing MSLIWHDWDVADLNVYSLHDILSLRAQVFVVEQKCPYLDIDGRDLVEGNRHIAAYQDGKLVAYARLLAPRPHHDVVTIGRVIVAPPVRGQHLGHHLMEHALIACARHWPQKPRFLSAQAHLQAFYGAFDFVATGEEYDEDGIPHIDMLLTR from the coding sequence ATGAGTCTGATATGGCATGACTGGGATGTGGCAGATCTTAATGTGTATTCACTGCATGACATATTGTCGCTACGCGCTCAGGTCTTTGTGGTTGAGCAAAAGTGCCCTTATCTGGATATTGATGGCCGTGATTTGGTGGAGGGTAATCGCCATATTGCTGCCTATCAGGATGGCAAACTGGTCGCGTACGCCCGCCTACTCGCGCCTCGCCCGCACCATGATGTCGTAACGATTGGCCGCGTGATCGTTGCGCCTCCTGTCAGAGGGCAACATCTGGGGCATCACCTGATGGAACACGCGCTCATCGCCTGCGCCCGCCACTGGCCGCAAAAGCCGCGTTTTTTGTCGGCTCAGGCGCATTTACAGGCGTTCTATGGCGCGTTCGATTTTGTGGCGACCGGCGAGGAATACGACGAAGATGGCATTCCGCATATTGATATGCTGTTGACGCGCTGA
- the proC gene encoding pyrroline-5-carboxylate reductase → MQQRKIAFIGAGNMAQAIIAGLVNGGYPATHISVCAPSNKNRDALAAQYGVIGSADNVRNAQEADVIVLAVKPQMMATVCAPLREHVDFSGKLVLSIAAGVNIARFQALLGEPLNIVRIMPNTPSLVGKGMSGLYAPPSVSQADKDFTAQLMQSVGKTCWVESESGINNVIAAAGSAPAYFFLFMEAMQQEAIRQGVDEATARLLVQQAASGAAALVEANPGTPLSTLRENVTSKGGTTAEALRVFNERQLTQTVAEAMQAAITRAQEMETLF, encoded by the coding sequence ATGCAGCAACGTAAAATAGCGTTTATTGGTGCCGGAAACATGGCCCAGGCCATTATCGCCGGATTAGTTAACGGCGGTTACCCCGCTACCCACATTAGCGTCTGCGCGCCTTCAAATAAAAACCGTGATGCGCTGGCTGCACAATACGGCGTGATCGGCAGCGCGGACAATGTCCGCAACGCGCAGGAAGCTGATGTTATTGTTTTAGCCGTAAAACCCCAGATGATGGCAACGGTTTGCGCGCCCCTCCGTGAGCACGTCGACTTCTCCGGTAAACTGGTGCTGTCGATTGCCGCGGGCGTTAACATCGCGCGTTTTCAGGCGCTGCTAGGCGAACCGCTCAATATCGTACGCATTATGCCCAACACACCTTCCCTGGTGGGAAAAGGCATGAGCGGCCTGTATGCTCCGCCGTCCGTCAGCCAGGCAGATAAAGATTTCACCGCTCAGTTAATGCAGAGCGTAGGTAAAACTTGCTGGGTGGAAAGCGAATCCGGGATTAATAATGTGATTGCGGCGGCAGGCAGTGCACCGGCCTATTTCTTCCTGTTCATGGAAGCCATGCAGCAAGAAGCGATTCGTCAGGGAGTTGATGAGGCAACGGCGCGCCTGCTGGTGCAACAGGCCGCGTCGGGCGCTGCCGCGTTGGTGGAGGCCAATCCCGGTACGCCGCTGTCGACCCTGCGAGAAAATGTCACGTCCAAAGGCGGCACCACGGCGGAAGCGCTGCGGGTATTTAATGAACGTCAGTTGACGCAAACCGTAGCCGAAGCCATGCAGGCAGCGATTACCCGCGCACAGGAAATGGAAACGCTTTTTTAA
- the lplT gene encoding lysophospholipid transporter LplT, whose protein sequence is MTSQTEPTTPLLSRSMSAVIIAQFFSAFGDNALLFATLALIKQLVYPDWSQPVLQMGFVAAYIILAPFVGQIADSFAKGRVMMFANTLKLAGALVICLGGNPFMGYTLVGMGAAAYSPAKYGILGEITRGDQLVKANGLMEASTIAAILTGSVAGGVLADWNIYGALLVCAVAYGIALGANLLIPRLSAARPGQPWHPALMAGSFFSACRVLWRDGDARLSLVGTSLFWGAGVTLRFLLVLWVPQALGITDNATPTLLNAMVAVGIVVGAGAAGRLVTLDSVRRCLPAGFLIGVVVVIFTLQHNLIGAYCLLVLLGALGGFFIVPLNALLQERGKASVGAGNAIAVQNLGENGAMLLMLGLYSLVVKLGVSVIGIGIGFGALFALAIALLWGWLLWTQRRANATGKV, encoded by the coding sequence ATGACCTCACAGACCGAACCTACCACGCCGTTGCTCTCGCGCAGTATGAGCGCGGTCATCATCGCGCAGTTCTTCTCCGCGTTTGGCGATAATGCGCTGCTGTTTGCCACGTTAGCGCTCATCAAACAACTGGTGTATCCCGACTGGAGCCAACCCGTTTTACAGATGGGGTTCGTGGCGGCATATATCATTCTGGCGCCGTTTGTCGGGCAAATTGCGGATAGCTTCGCCAAAGGGCGGGTGATGATGTTCGCCAATACGTTGAAACTCGCGGGGGCGCTAGTGATTTGCCTGGGCGGAAATCCGTTTATGGGGTACACGCTGGTAGGAATGGGCGCCGCAGCCTATTCTCCCGCCAAGTACGGCATTTTGGGGGAGATTACCCGCGGCGATCAACTTGTCAAAGCCAATGGACTGATGGAGGCATCGACCATCGCCGCCATTCTGACCGGTTCAGTCGCGGGTGGCGTACTGGCAGACTGGAACATCTATGGGGCGCTGTTGGTTTGCGCGGTGGCTTACGGCATCGCGCTGGGGGCGAACCTGCTAATCCCGCGCCTGAGCGCGGCACGTCCGGGGCAGCCGTGGCATCCGGCGCTGATGGCGGGCAGCTTCTTTTCCGCCTGTCGGGTGCTATGGCGCGATGGCGATGCCCGACTCTCGCTGGTTGGCACCAGCCTGTTCTGGGGCGCGGGCGTGACGCTGCGTTTTCTACTGGTGCTGTGGGTGCCGCAGGCGCTGGGGATTACGGACAATGCGACGCCGACATTGCTTAACGCGATGGTGGCCGTGGGCATCGTAGTGGGCGCGGGTGCCGCCGGGCGGCTGGTGACGCTCGATAGCGTGCGGCGTTGTTTGCCCGCCGGTTTTTTGATCGGTGTGGTGGTGGTGATTTTCACGCTTCAACATAATCTGATCGGCGCCTATTGTCTGCTGGTTCTGCTTGGTGCCCTCGGCGGTTTTTTCATCGTTCCGCTGAATGCGCTGTTACAGGAACGCGGGAAAGCCAGTGTCGGTGCCGGGAATGCGATTGCGGTGCAGAATCTGGGCGAGAACGGCGCGATGCTGTTAATGCTGGGGCTGTATTCTCTGGTCGTGAAGCTGGGCGTCTCGGTGATCGGCATTGGTATCGGTTTTGGCGCGTTGTTTGCGTTGGCGATTGCGCTACTGTGGGGTTGGCTGCTTTGGACTCAGCGCCGCGCCAATGCGACGGGAAAAGTATAA